In a genomic window of Lathamus discolor isolate bLatDis1 chromosome 4, bLatDis1.hap1, whole genome shotgun sequence:
- the LOC136013427 gene encoding cytochrome b-245 heavy chain, producing the protein MGNWVENEGLSIFVVLVWLGLNVFLFWWYYLAYDIPPKFFYTRVLLSHALALARAPAACLNFNCMLILLPVCRNLLSFLRGSSACCSTRVRRQLDRNLTFHKMVAWMIALHTAIHTIAHLFNVEWSVQARVEEKQTLAAALSSLGDGPNESYINFYRKTIGNPVGGLYVAFTYLAGLTGVIITLALILIITSSTKTIRRSYFEVFWYTHHLFVIFFIGLVIHGAGRIVRGQTAESLAEHNPELCYKNFTDWGKKGSCPIPQFSGNPPMTWKWVVGPMFLYLCERLVRFWRSQQKVVITKVVIHPFKTIELQMMKKGFKMEVGQYIFVKCPAVSKLEWHPFTLTSAPEEDYFSIHVRIVGDWTEGLFNACGCDKQEFQEAWKLPKIAVDGPFGTASEDVFSYETVMLVGAGIGVTPFASVLKSVWYKYCHDATNLKLKKIYFYWLCRDTHAFEWFADLLQSLEAQMQERNNADFLSYNIYLTGWDESQATHFVMHHEEEKDVITGLKQKTLYGRPNWENEFKTIAGQHPGSRIGVFLCGPEGLADTLNKQSISNSEADPRGVHFIFNKENF; encoded by the exons ATGGGTAACTGGGTGGAGAATGAAGGACTGTCCATCTTCGTCGTT ctTGTATGGCTGGGGTTAAATGTCTTCCTCTTTTGGTGGTACTATCTTGCATATGATATCCCACCAAAATTCTTCTACACCAGAGTGCTCCTTAGC CATGCTTTGGCTCTGGCAAGGGCCCCTGCAGCCTGTCTGAATTTCAATTGCATGCTGATTTTGTTGCCAGTATGTCGAAACTTGCTGTCCTTCCTCAGAGGATCAAGTGCG TGCTGCTCTACCCGTGTCAGAAGACAGCTGGACAGGAACCTCACCTTTCACAAAATGGTGGCATGGATGATCGCCCTTCATACTG CAATTCACACCATCGCACACTTATTCAATGTAGAGTGGAGTGTGCAAGCACGTGTTGAGGAGAAACAAACCCTGGCAGCTGCACTTTCTAGCCTTGGTGATGGCCCAAATGAAAGCTATATCAACTTTTATAGAAAAACTATTGGG aatcctGTGGGGGGTCTATATGTGGCTTTCACATACTTGGCTGGTCTCACCGGAGTCATAATCACGCTGGCTCTCATACTAATCATCACGTCGTCCACCAAAACCATCCGAAGATcatattttgaagtattttggtACACCCACCATCTCTTTGTCATCTTTTTCATTGGTCTTGTTATCCATGGTGCTGG GCGTATTGTACGGGGGCAGACAGCCGAGAGTCTGGCTGAACATAATCCAGAGCTTTGCTACAAGAACTTCACTgactgggggaagaaggggtCTTGCCCAATCCCCCAGTTTTCAGGGAATCCTCCTATG ACATGGAAGTGGGTAGTAGGTCCCATGTTTTTGTACCTGTGTGAGAGATTGGTGCGGTTTTGGAGGTCACAGCAGAAGGTTGTTATCACTAAG GTGGTCATTCACCCCTTCAAGACGATTGAGCTCCAGATGATGAAGAAGGGCTTCAAGATGGAGGTCGGGCAGTACATTTTTGTCAAATGTCCAGCAGTGTCTAAACTGGAATGGCATCCATTCACATTAACCTCTGCTCCAGAAGAAGATTACTTCAGCATTCACGTCCGTATTGTAGGAGACTGGACAGAGGGCTTGTTCAATGCCTGCGGATGTGATAAGCAGGAATTCCAGGAGGCATGGAAATTACCCAA GATAGCTGTGGATGGCCCCTTTGGAACAGCAAGTGAGGATGTATTCAGTTATGAAACTGttatgcttgttggagctggaaTAGGGGTCACCCCTTTTGCATCTGTACTCAAGTCTGTTTGGTACAAATACTGCCATGATGCGACCAACCTAAAACTCAAGAAG atttatttttactggCTTTGCAGGGACACTCATGCCTTTGAATGGTTTGCTGACCTCTTGCAATCTCTGGAGGCTCAAATGCAGGAGAGGAATAACGCAGACTTTCTCAGCTATAACATCTACTTGACAGGCTGGGATGAATCTCAG GCCACTCACTTTGTAATGCAtcatgaagaagagaaagatgtGATTACAGGCCTTAAACAGAAAACCTTGTATGGAAGACCTAACTGGGAAAATGAGTTCAAAACTATTGCAGGGCAGCATCCTGG CTCCAGAATAGGTGTTTTTCTGTGTGGACCTGAGGGCCTAGCTGACACACTCAACAAGCAGAGTATCAGCAACTCAGAAGCTGACCCAAGAGGAGTACACTTCATTTTTAACAAGGAAAATTTCTAA